The genomic region CGAAAGCCTCCGCGAATTTTTTGATCCGCCGGCGCCGGCGCCGCGAATCTCATGCATGGAAAGCCGCCTGCCGTTCATCGCCCTCACGATATGGGGGCGCGGCACCGGCCTGGAAACTCGGGTTGCACGAACGCCCGAGCTGACCGAACAGTGGAATTGCTACCAAATCATGGGTTGGTTGGTGCAACCCCGGCGGGGGTGGACGTATCAGTCTCCGTCGGGGCCTCCTTTTTTATCGTGTGCGACGACCGAGCCGTCCCTACAAATCAAGGAAGTGCCGATGAGTCCTGAGGAGTGCATGCAACGCATCGCAAATGGAGAGGAAGCCGCCCTCGGCGAACTCTACGACCAGCTCGGCGGCCTGCTGTTCAGCCTCGCCCGGCGCGTGACGGGCAATGACCGCGAGGCGGAGGAAATCGTCCAGGATGTCTTCGTGACCGCGTGGCGAAATGCGAGGACCTTCGACGCCCATCGCGCCAGTGTCACGACCTGGCTCACCACCCTCGCTCGGAACAAGGCCATCGACCGGCTCCGGGCCGCTCGTCGCCGCCTGCCCGCAGCCGCGCAGGATACCGAGTTCCTGCCCGAAACGCACGACCCGGCGCCCACTCCCGCCGAGAACGCGCAGTCCGACGACCGCCGCGACCGCGTCGCCGCCTGGATGAGCCAGCTTCCCGCGAATCAGCGCCAGGCCGTGGAACTGGCCTTCTTCGACGGCCTCACCCACCCCGAGATCGCCACCCGGCTGAATGAGACCATCGGCACCGTCAAATCCCGCATCCGTCTCGGCCTCGACCGCCTGCGCCAGAAAATGAAGGGAGGTGCGGAATGATCGACGATTTCGAACGGGAGCAGGCCGCGCTCTACGCCCTCGATGCCCTGCCCGCCGACGAGGCCGCCAAGTTCCGCGACCTCGTGCGCCAGAATCCCGACCTAGCCGACCTTGTGGCCGCCTACGAATCCGCCGGCGCGCTGCTCGCCGAGACCGCCCCGCCACTGGCGCCGCCGCCGGAATTGCGCGGGCGCATCCTCGCGGCCGTGACGAAGACGCCCATCGCCGCCGCCGAGGTCGAGACCGCCTCGCGCAGCGGCACGTCCGGACGGGTGATTCCCTGGGGCATCGCCGCCGCGCTCGCCATCGCCACGGGAGTGCTGTGGATGCAGAACCAGCGCCTCGACGAAAAGAACGTCGCCCTCGCCGGCCAGGCGGCCGCCGTGCCTTCGCTCGAGCACGAACTCGCCGCGCTGAAAAAGCGCAACGCCCTCGCCGAGATGCAGGTCGCCACGCTCACGTCGAAGCTCGACGGCTCCTACCTCGCCTCGATCGCGTGGGACAACTCCGCGCAGGAAGGCATTCTCAAGGTGCGCCGGTTGCCCGCCGCCGAACGCGGCAAGGATTACCAGCTCTGGGTCATCGATCCAAACAACGCCGTGCCGGTGAGCGCCGGCGTGTTCACCGTGGCCAACGACGGCTCCGCGACGATCCGGTTCAGCCCCGCACAGCCGGTTTCGTCGGCCTCCGCGTTTGCCGTGAGCCTCGAAAAATCCGGCGGCGCTCCCGCCCCGGCCGGTCCAATCGTGCTGACGAACTGAACCAGCGCTTTTTCGTGGGGA from Chthoniobacterales bacterium harbors:
- a CDS encoding anti-sigma factor, which encodes MIDDFEREQAALYALDALPADEAAKFRDLVRQNPDLADLVAAYESAGALLAETAPPLAPPPELRGRILAAVTKTPIAAAEVETASRSGTSGRVIPWGIAAALAIATGVLWMQNQRLDEKNVALAGQAAAVPSLEHELAALKKRNALAEMQVATLTSKLDGSYLASIAWDNSAQEGILKVRRLPAAERGKDYQLWVIDPNNAVPVSAGVFTVANDGSATIRFSPAQPVSSASAFAVSLEKSGGAPAPAGPIVLTN
- a CDS encoding sigma-70 family RNA polymerase sigma factor, encoding MSPEECMQRIANGEEAALGELYDQLGGLLFSLARRVTGNDREAEEIVQDVFVTAWRNARTFDAHRASVTTWLTTLARNKAIDRLRAARRRLPAAAQDTEFLPETHDPAPTPAENAQSDDRRDRVAAWMSQLPANQRQAVELAFFDGLTHPEIATRLNETIGTVKSRIRLGLDRLRQKMKGGAE